A single Lacerta agilis isolate rLacAgi1 chromosome 10, rLacAgi1.pri, whole genome shotgun sequence DNA region contains:
- the LOC117053897 gene encoding oocyte zinc finger protein XlCOF6-like — protein sequence MESGKNFNDSGKLRTHQWTHMGKKGFKCRECGKNFSRSGLLNIHQRTHTGETPFKCMECGKSFCENATLRIHHRSHTGEKPYECKECGKSFSQSGHRNIHQRIHTGEKPFKCMECGKSFSENANLRLHHRSHTGEKPYECKECGKSFGQSGSLKLHQRTHTGEKPYECKECGKSFSQSGHLKLHQRTHTGEKPYECMECGKNFSESGQLKLHEWTHKGEKPFKCLDCGQSFRRCDTLRIHQRTHTGERPFKCMECGKSFSVDGTLKLHQRTHTGDKPFKCMECGKSFSQKSHLTLHHQTHTGEKPFKCLECGKSFSCNTSLRSHQRTHTGEKPFKCMECGKYFSYNAGLRSHQKTHTREKPFKCMDCGQSFSQSGSLRIHQRTHTGEKPFKCMDCGKSFSRSGSLRIHQRTHTGEKPFKCMVCGTSFSDGGSLRKHQHFHTGEKPFKCMECGKNFSFNTNLRKHQLTHTGEKPFKCMECGKSFSQNGHLKLHHLTHTGEKPFKCMECGKSFIQFGNLKSHQRIHTGEKPFKCMECGKSFNQSGSLKLHQRIHTGEKPFKCMECGESFSCNATLRSHQRNHTGEGKPFKCMECGKSFSYTSTLRTHQRTHTGRGETI from the coding sequence atggagagtggaaaaaatttcaATGATAGTGGAAAACTTAGAACACACCAGTGGACTCACATGGGCAAGAAAGGATTCAAATGcagggagtgtgggaagaacttcagtcGGAGTGGACTCCTCAATATACATCAACGCACCCACACAGGGGAAacaccatttaaatgcatggagtgcggaaagagtttTTGTGAGAATGCAACCCTTAGAATACACCATCGGTCTCACACAGGTGAAAAGCCATATGAATgcaaggagtgtggaaagagcttcagtcagagtggacaccgtAATatacatcaacggattcacactggggaaaaaccttttaaatgcatggagtgcggaaagagtttTAGTGAGAATGCAAACCTTAGATTACACCATCGGTCTCACACAGGTGAAAAGCCATATGAATgcaaggagtgtggaaagagcttcggtcAGAGTGGAAGCCTAAAATTACACCAAAGGACTCACACGGGTGAAAAACCTTATGAATGCaaggagtgtgggaaaagcttcagtcagagtggacaccttaaaTTACACCAAAGGACTCACAcgggtgaaaaaccatatgaatgtatggagtgtgggaagaacttcagtgAGAGTGGACAGCTTAAATTACATGAATGGACTCACaaaggggagaaaccttttaaatgtttggATTGTGGGCAGAGCTTCCGTCGATGTGATACACTCagaatacatcaacggactcacacaggggagagaccatttaaatgtatggagtgtggaaagagctttagtgtTGATGGAACCCTTAAactacatcaacggactcacacaggggataaaccatttaaatgtatggagtgtggaaagagcttcagtcaaaagagCCACCTAACTTTACACCATcaaactcacacaggtgagaaaccatttaaatgtttggagtgtggaaagagcttcagttgcaaTACAAGCCTTAGatcacatcaacggactcacacaggagagaaaccatttaaatgtatggagtgtgggaagtaCTTCAGTTACAATGCAGGCCTTAGATCACATCAAAAGactcacacaagggagaaaccatttaaatgtatggactgtggacagagcttcagtcagagtggaagccttagaatacatcaacggacgcatacaggggagaaaccatttaaatgcatggactgtggaaagagcttcagtcggagtggaagccttagaatacatcaacggacgcatacaggggagaaaccatttaaatgcatggtgtgcggAACAAGCTTTAGTGATGGTGGaagccttagaaaacatcaacattttcacacaggggagaaaccatttaaatgtatggagtgcggaaagaacTTCAGTTTCAATAcaaaccttagaaaacatcaactgactcacacaggggagaaaccatttaaatgcatggagtgtggaaagagcttcagtcaaaatgggCACCTAAAATTACACCATCtaactcacacaggtgagaaaccatttaaatgtatggagtgtggaaagagcttcattcagttTGGAAACCTTAAATCACaccaacggattcacacaggggagaaaccatttaaatgtatggagtgtggaaagagcttcaatcagagTGGAAGCCTTAAATTACaccaacggattcacacaggggagaaaccatttaaatgtatggagtgtggagaGAGCTTCAGTTGCAATGCAACCCTTAGATCACATCAACGGAATCACACAGGTGAggggaaaccatttaaatgcatggagtgcggaaagagcttcagttacaCATCTACCCTTAGAACACATCAGCGGACTCACACAGGCAGGGGGGAAAccatttaa